From the genome of Lutzomyia longipalpis isolate SR_M1_2022 chromosome 2, ASM2433408v1, one region includes:
- the LOC129790457 gene encoding uncharacterized protein LOC129790457, producing MEQAILPDVGEFEEQELLYFIFCEFTSHIEFKLWRDYMKKQLLDDNLELVEEMLEDICPPKVRPCRICFNPLAWLRRETEENEIEWRCGFCTLSQPILQCNSAEACNVLINLIISNKIHPQILASALSFIFSAAYNFIGISSPMDADDPIQTLLSMYEKSPTALGLGGPHTVVFADIYHDTSQTIRFRGESTSDTSFPILYLADTVAIPTRFFLHPLKYLHNSIETSSSDEKPLVQELSHIANSVIKSGSNLVLGPHLQELISPDTYTNRPHNLEAIVTLESLRSHALDSDQDVWENSHDMMFPAMRICNRVNVLLTSAHRRKPKSRDEYYAALQSYLTSAIWLKTFVNTPFETLLYSVLGHSGGLR from the exons ATGGAACAAGCTATTCTCCCGGATGTGGGTGAATTCGAGGAGCAGGAACTCCTGTATTTTATCTTTTGCGAATTCACAAG CCACATCGAGTTCAAATTGTGGAGAGACTATATGAAGAAGCAATTGCTGGACGATAATCTGGAACTTGTGGAGGAAATGCTGGAGGATATCTGCCCACCAAAGGTTCGTCCCTGCCGCATCTGTTTCAACCCACTCGCCTGGTTGCGCCGAGAGACGGAGGAGAATGAAATTGAGTGGCGATGTGGCTTCTGCACACTTTCCCAACCCATCCTACAGTGCAATTCCGCAGAGGCCTGCAATGTTCTCATAAATCTAATTATTAGCAACAAGATACATCCGCAGATACTTGCTTCAGCGCTCAGCTTTATCTTTTCGGCTGCATATAATTTTATTGGGATTTCCTCACCAATGGACGCTGATGATCCAATCCAGACCCTCCTGTCTATGTATGAGAAATCACCAACTGCCTTAGGTCTCGGGGGGCCACACACCGTTGTCTTTGCTGATATCTACCACGATACTAGTCAAACCATCCGGTTCCGTGGGGAATCAACTTCTGATACGTCCTTTCCCATACTCTACCTCGCCGACACCGTTGCCATCCCGACTAGGTTCTTTCTTCATCCACTGAa ATACCTCCATAATTCTATTGAAACATCTAGTAGTGATGAGAAGCCACTTGTGCAGGAGCTTTCGCACATCGCAAACTCTGTGATAAAATCGGGAAGTAATTTGGTGCTCGGTCCCCATTTACAGGAGCTTATCTCACCGGACACATACACCAATAGGCCCCATAATCTAGAAGCAATTGTGACTCTGGAGTCACTGCGTTCGCACGCTCTAGATTCGGATCAGGATGTCTGGGAGAATAGTCACGACATGATGTTTCCGGCCATGAGGATATGCAACCGAGTTAATGTACTCCTAACTAGTGCCCATAGACGCAAGCCAAAGTCTCGCGATGAGTACTACGCGGCGTTGCAGAGCTACCTCACGAGCGCTATATGGCTCAAAACGTTCGTCAATACACCGTTTGAGACACTCCTTTACTCCGTCCTCGGCCACTCTGGTGGTCTACGGTAG
- the LOC129790456 gene encoding uncharacterized protein LOC129790456 isoform X1, which translates to MDGVLFLIIIPTKKEEENLNDNSVSFFSKDTLPHGDGKKNNHENILEQVDEGDAESSPTEKLLKQHQKATIDPNKKKKEEKLVDGFQQKENNAKNAPLVDFSELKIPLESPMERILEEIISRAKINGATWTEVRKSQKWQIMFALENGRTCDQVTQWLNEWGVGYREGSTVILTPCTVHDFSTNPESRTTSQLDLSHKEGMWERFVASVTARLNVAQLVDQVRVNAEIRFDFVTLIIVAAILAGFGLVENNSLFLAASMLISPLMGPIVAATFGTVIKDRQLTKLGVTNEMLGILLATLVGFFFGIIVCISDGYYGLQDGLTREMLSRCELHSLVVGILIALPSGAAVAIGILGENAGSLAGVAISASLLPPAVNSGFLWAVAAFYNLTGQGSNQRFSDLVKTTQYSNNAFTELILQATVSLGVTLTNVISIYLMGVLILRIKEVAPMVTKNHTHFWKHDIKIARDYNKTCHFDDAQSLRQKLEREIEGFEAKTENHGSGVRAEIIRRVSRGALPFNVYNQNTWSTLGQPQNPRPTIQDIEALYRDPNVYPKYPSERGRGSFLISESRDTGPFRRSSMPAWTKTQAKPNLFKKLDKITEMTNVQDAQSTPSSTKKTFTVLSVEGTDNVELKEQ; encoded by the exons ATGGATGGTGTACTATTTTTGATAATTATTCCAAcgaagaaagaagaagaaaatctcaatgatAACAGTGTGTCCTTCTTTAGTAAAGATACCTTACCCCATGGAGATGGAAAGAAGAACAATCAT GAAAACATATTGGAGCAAGTGGATGAGGGCGATGCTGAATCATCTCCAACAGAAAAATTACTTAAGCAGCACCAAAAAGCAACAATTGATCcgaataagaaaaagaaagaagagaaattggTCGATGGCTTTCAGCAGAAAGAGAATAATGCGAAGAATGCTCCTTTAGTGGATTTCagtgaattgaaaattccgtTGGAATCACCAATGGAGCGAATACTTGAAGAGATAATTTCAAGAGCAAAGATTAATGGAGCTACCTGGACTGAGGTGCGTAAGAGCCAAAAATGGCAAATAATGTTTGCGTTGGAAAATGGAAGGACATGCGATCAGGTTACACAATGGCTGAATGAGTGGGGTGTTGGGTATCGTGAAGGATCCACTGTGATTCTCACACCGTGCACGGTTCACGATTTTTCTACAAATCCAGAGAGTCGTACGACCTCGCAGCTGGATCTGTCACATAAAGAGGGCATGTGGGAGAGATTTGTAGCATCGGTCACAGCGCGACTCAATGTAGCACAACTGGTGGATCAAGTGAGGGTAAATGCTGAGATTCGATTTGATTTCGTAACACTCATCATCGTTGCTGC gatcCTCGCTGGATTTGGTTTAGTTGAGAACAATTCACTCTTCCTCGCTGCCAGTATGCTAATCTCACCCCTGATGGGTCCTATCGTAGCAGCTACTTTCGGGACAGTCATCAAAGACAGGCAACTTACAAAGTTAGGAGTTACAAATGAGATGCTGGGAATACTCCTGGCGACTCTCGTGGGATTCTTTTTCGGtatcattgtttgcatttcgGATGGATACTACGGTTTGCAGGATGGCCTAACTCGTGAAATGCTCAGTCGATGTGAGCTTCATTCCCTCGTCGTTGGAATCCTTATTGCCCTTCCATCAGGAGCTGCAGTAGCAATTGGGATTCTCGGAGAGAACGCAGGTTCCCTAGCTGGTGTAGCTATCTCAGCTTCTCTTCTTCCACCGGCTGTTAATTCGGGCTTTCTATGGGCCGTGGCGGCATTTTACAATCTTACTGGCCAAGGAAGCAATCAACGTTTTAGTGATCTCGTAAAGACAACTCAGTACTCCAATAATGCCTTTACAGAACTCATCCTTCAGGCTACTGTCAGCCTTGGGGTGACACTCACAAATGTTATTTCCATCTACTTGATGGGTGTATTGATTTTAAGGATTAAGGAAGTTGCTCCCATGGTCACGAAGAACCACACACATTTCTGGAAGCATGATATTAAGATAGCACGAGACTACAACAAAACCTGCCATTTTGATGATGCCCAATCCCTACGCCAGAAACTCGAGAGAGAAATTGAAGGTTTTGAGGCAAAAACGGAAAATCATGGAAGTGGCGTTAGAGCTGAAATCATCAGGAGAGTTAGCAGAGGAGCTCTCCCCTTTAATGTGTACAACCAAAATACCTGGAGTACTCTGGGACAGCCTCAAAATCCACGCCCTACAATACAAGATATTGAGGCTCTCTACAGAGATCCGAATGTTTACCCAAAGTACCCATCTGAGCGTGGTCGTGGGAGCTTCCTCATTAGTGAATCCCGCGATACAGGCCCATTTCGAAGAAGCTCCATGCCGGCTTGGACGAAAACCCAGGCAAAGCCAAATCTATTCAAAAAACTCGATAAAATCACGGAAATGACCAACGTGCAAGATGCCCAGAGTACGCCCAGTAGCACGAAGAAAACTTTCACTGTACTTTCAGTTGAAGGCACAGATAATGTTGAATTgaaagaacaataa
- the LOC129790456 gene encoding uncharacterized protein LOC129790456 isoform X2, with protein sequence MERILEEIISRAKINGATWTEVRKSQKWQIMFALENGRTCDQVTQWLNEWGVGYREGSTVILTPCTVHDFSTNPESRTTSQLDLSHKEGMWERFVASVTARLNVAQLVDQVRVNAEIRFDFVTLIIVAAILAGFGLVENNSLFLAASMLISPLMGPIVAATFGTVIKDRQLTKLGVTNEMLGILLATLVGFFFGIIVCISDGYYGLQDGLTREMLSRCELHSLVVGILIALPSGAAVAIGILGENAGSLAGVAISASLLPPAVNSGFLWAVAAFYNLTGQGSNQRFSDLVKTTQYSNNAFTELILQATVSLGVTLTNVISIYLMGVLILRIKEVAPMVTKNHTHFWKHDIKIARDYNKTCHFDDAQSLRQKLEREIEGFEAKTENHGSGVRAEIIRRVSRGALPFNVYNQNTWSTLGQPQNPRPTIQDIEALYRDPNVYPKYPSERGRGSFLISESRDTGPFRRSSMPAWTKTQAKPNLFKKLDKITEMTNVQDAQSTPSSTKKTFTVLSVEGTDNVELKEQ encoded by the exons ATGGAGCGAATACTTGAAGAGATAATTTCAAGAGCAAAGATTAATGGAGCTACCTGGACTGAGGTGCGTAAGAGCCAAAAATGGCAAATAATGTTTGCGTTGGAAAATGGAAGGACATGCGATCAGGTTACACAATGGCTGAATGAGTGGGGTGTTGGGTATCGTGAAGGATCCACTGTGATTCTCACACCGTGCACGGTTCACGATTTTTCTACAAATCCAGAGAGTCGTACGACCTCGCAGCTGGATCTGTCACATAAAGAGGGCATGTGGGAGAGATTTGTAGCATCGGTCACAGCGCGACTCAATGTAGCACAACTGGTGGATCAAGTGAGGGTAAATGCTGAGATTCGATTTGATTTCGTAACACTCATCATCGTTGCTGC gatcCTCGCTGGATTTGGTTTAGTTGAGAACAATTCACTCTTCCTCGCTGCCAGTATGCTAATCTCACCCCTGATGGGTCCTATCGTAGCAGCTACTTTCGGGACAGTCATCAAAGACAGGCAACTTACAAAGTTAGGAGTTACAAATGAGATGCTGGGAATACTCCTGGCGACTCTCGTGGGATTCTTTTTCGGtatcattgtttgcatttcgGATGGATACTACGGTTTGCAGGATGGCCTAACTCGTGAAATGCTCAGTCGATGTGAGCTTCATTCCCTCGTCGTTGGAATCCTTATTGCCCTTCCATCAGGAGCTGCAGTAGCAATTGGGATTCTCGGAGAGAACGCAGGTTCCCTAGCTGGTGTAGCTATCTCAGCTTCTCTTCTTCCACCGGCTGTTAATTCGGGCTTTCTATGGGCCGTGGCGGCATTTTACAATCTTACTGGCCAAGGAAGCAATCAACGTTTTAGTGATCTCGTAAAGACAACTCAGTACTCCAATAATGCCTTTACAGAACTCATCCTTCAGGCTACTGTCAGCCTTGGGGTGACACTCACAAATGTTATTTCCATCTACTTGATGGGTGTATTGATTTTAAGGATTAAGGAAGTTGCTCCCATGGTCACGAAGAACCACACACATTTCTGGAAGCATGATATTAAGATAGCACGAGACTACAACAAAACCTGCCATTTTGATGATGCCCAATCCCTACGCCAGAAACTCGAGAGAGAAATTGAAGGTTTTGAGGCAAAAACGGAAAATCATGGAAGTGGCGTTAGAGCTGAAATCATCAGGAGAGTTAGCAGAGGAGCTCTCCCCTTTAATGTGTACAACCAAAATACCTGGAGTACTCTGGGACAGCCTCAAAATCCACGCCCTACAATACAAGATATTGAGGCTCTCTACAGAGATCCGAATGTTTACCCAAAGTACCCATCTGAGCGTGGTCGTGGGAGCTTCCTCATTAGTGAATCCCGCGATACAGGCCCATTTCGAAGAAGCTCCATGCCGGCTTGGACGAAAACCCAGGCAAAGCCAAATCTATTCAAAAAACTCGATAAAATCACGGAAATGACCAACGTGCAAGATGCCCAGAGTACGCCCAGTAGCACGAAGAAAACTTTCACTGTACTTTCAGTTGAAGGCACAGATAATGTTGAATTgaaagaacaataa